From a region of the Nonlabens sp. Hel1_33_55 genome:
- a CDS encoding M14 family metallopeptidase codes for MRKTYLLAIALIVLSCTKKAEENSSEAVIDKEYLTPFEKGNGNQTATYKECIEFYQLLAADFSTITLEEVGTTDAGKPLHLVHYSNNTIDWGSPNEDHIKIMVNNGIHPGESDGIDATMMLMRDLATGNLKVDDNVIFSSIAIYNIGGSLNRNSDTRTNQNGPESYGFRGNARNYDLNRDFIKADSRNARAFATAFHKIKPDLFIDNHVSNGADYQYTLTHLFTQHNRLGGEAGNYLHDQLQPALENALEKRSLPITPYVNVYNQSPEEGFSQFVDYPRYSTGYTSLWNVLGMMVETHMLKPYKDRVMGTKAIMEEMIAIGSMDIKKIKEVRKSNFKTFQENPFYASNFELDETKADTLNFLGYEAINETSELTGNKLQTYDRDQPFNRKAPFQTYFKARDSIRVPEYYVIPQGRWEILELLRLNDVIMKPLEKDSTLTVGTYKIESYDTASNAYEGHYPHSNVKVSEKIGKVRFRESDIIIPTAQPGIKYILETLEPTMADSFFKWNFFDTILQQKEGYSAYVFEATAKKMLAENEELEKEFDSLKKADRNFAKSNGAQLSWLHKRSPNYESAYLTYPIYRLN; via the coding sequence ATGAGAAAGACTTACCTACTTGCCATCGCCTTAATTGTCCTGAGCTGCACAAAAAAAGCAGAAGAAAATAGCTCTGAAGCAGTAATCGACAAAGAATATCTTACACCATTTGAAAAGGGAAACGGTAACCAGACCGCGACTTATAAGGAATGTATAGAATTCTATCAATTACTCGCAGCAGATTTTAGCACCATTACTTTAGAAGAAGTTGGAACTACAGATGCTGGGAAACCGCTTCATTTGGTTCATTATTCTAACAATACTATAGATTGGGGCTCGCCTAATGAGGATCATATAAAAATCATGGTTAACAATGGTATTCATCCTGGTGAGAGCGATGGTATTGATGCCACCATGATGTTAATGCGTGATCTTGCAACGGGAAATTTGAAGGTTGATGACAATGTGATTTTTAGCTCCATCGCTATTTATAATATCGGTGGTTCATTGAATAGAAATTCAGACACTAGAACCAATCAAAACGGTCCAGAATCTTATGGCTTTAGAGGTAATGCGAGAAACTACGACCTCAACCGTGATTTTATAAAAGCAGATAGTCGCAACGCAAGGGCTTTTGCTACCGCATTTCACAAGATCAAACCAGACCTTTTTATCGATAATCACGTGAGCAACGGTGCAGATTATCAATACACGCTTACCCATTTATTTACACAGCACAACCGCTTGGGTGGCGAGGCTGGAAATTATTTACATGATCAATTACAACCAGCTCTAGAAAATGCTCTGGAAAAAAGATCCTTACCCATCACGCCTTATGTAAATGTTTACAATCAATCTCCAGAAGAAGGCTTTAGCCAGTTTGTTGACTACCCTAGATATTCAACGGGTTATACCTCACTATGGAACGTATTGGGAATGATGGTGGAAACACATATGTTGAAGCCATACAAAGATAGGGTTATGGGAACTAAAGCCATCATGGAAGAAATGATTGCGATAGGTAGCATGGATATCAAAAAGATAAAAGAAGTCAGAAAATCCAACTTTAAAACATTTCAGGAAAATCCATTTTACGCATCAAATTTTGAGTTGGATGAAACTAAGGCAGACACTCTAAATTTTTTGGGATATGAAGCCATCAATGAAACAAGCGAGCTAACTGGAAACAAACTACAAACCTATGATAGGGATCAGCCCTTCAATAGAAAAGCCCCTTTCCAAACCTATTTTAAAGCCAGAGATTCCATACGCGTCCCAGAATATTATGTGATTCCGCAAGGTCGATGGGAAATTCTAGAGTTGCTTAGACTTAACGATGTTATTATGAAACCATTGGAAAAAGACAGCACTTTGACCGTGGGAACCTACAAGATTGAGAGTTATGACACTGCGAGTAATGCCTATGAAGGTCATTATCCACACAGCAATGTAAAGGTGAGTGAGAAGATTGGAAAAGTACGCTTTCGCGAAAGCGATATCATCATACCTACAGCACAACCTGGAATAAAATACATTCTGGAAACGCTGGAGCCTACCATGGCAGATTCCTTTTTCAAATGGAACTTTTTTGATACCATCCTTCAGCAAAAAGAAGGCTACTCGGCTTATGTGTTTGAAGCGACCGCAAAAAAAATGCTAGCCGAAAATGAAGAACTAGAAAAAGAATTTGACTCGTTGAAAAAAGCAGACAGGAATTTTGCCAAAAGTAATGGCGCTCAACTATCATGGCTTCATAAGCGATCTCCCAATTATGAATCTGCCTACCTCACCTATCCAATCTATAGATTAAATTAA
- a CDS encoding NUDIX hydrolase, translated as MYKVFVKDIAVIVTSDKDLFPDHDTFNLKTVNFKKLIKAIRKNKVEKPLLYSKSEEKLLKRLHKKIPLVLAAGGLVKNQNGEYLFIHRNGKWDLPKGKTEKNESMEETALREVEEETGVQNLSIDHYIAPTYHVFSRNNKYRLKLTHWYAMNTDYKGELVPQDKEGIDQAVWLNDAQARESLEQSYANIKDVFLND; from the coding sequence ATGTATAAAGTTTTTGTCAAAGACATCGCGGTAATCGTGACCTCAGACAAGGATCTTTTTCCTGACCACGATACCTTCAATCTTAAAACGGTCAATTTCAAAAAGTTGATCAAGGCTATAAGAAAAAACAAGGTGGAGAAGCCATTGCTTTATTCTAAAAGTGAAGAAAAGCTTCTTAAACGATTGCACAAAAAAATACCGTTAGTGCTTGCAGCCGGTGGTTTGGTAAAAAATCAAAATGGCGAGTATCTATTCATTCACCGCAATGGAAAATGGGATCTTCCTAAGGGCAAGACAGAGAAGAATGAGAGTATGGAAGAAACAGCTTTAAGAGAGGTTGAAGAGGAAACTGGTGTGCAGAATCTATCCATCGATCATTACATTGCTCCTACTTATCATGTTTTTTCTCGTAACAACAAGTACCGACTAAAACTGACGCATTGGTATGCTATGAATACGGATTATAAAGGTGAGTTGGTACCTCAAGACAAGGAAGGTATTGACCAGGCAGTATGGCTCAATGACGCTCAGGCACGGGAATCTCTAGAGCAAAGCTATGCTAATATCAAAGACGTTTTTCTCAACGATTAA
- the pyrE gene encoding orotate phosphoribosyltransferase, with product MVRDKNVGIKTAELLLQIKAIKLQPQKPFTWASGWKSPIYCDNRITLSYPTVRNFLREQLSSQIDNLYGKPDVIAGVATGAIGIGMLVADYMNLPFVYVRPEAKKHGRQNKVEGHLEKGQKVVIVEDLISTGMSSLNAAIALKEAGATIKGMVALFSYGFDFAVQNFEDANVELTVLSDYNHLIEVATKQGHFDSQTLELLTSWRKDPSNWNNTTS from the coding sequence ATGGTCAGAGATAAAAATGTTGGGATAAAAACTGCTGAATTGCTGTTGCAAATAAAGGCAATAAAATTACAACCACAAAAACCATTCACATGGGCCAGTGGTTGGAAATCTCCTATTTATTGTGATAATCGTATCACACTATCCTACCCTACAGTCCGTAATTTTCTCAGAGAACAGTTATCCTCACAAATAGATAATCTATACGGGAAGCCAGACGTTATCGCTGGAGTTGCAACTGGAGCGATAGGTATAGGTATGTTAGTAGCAGATTATATGAACCTACCTTTTGTCTATGTAAGACCTGAAGCAAAAAAGCACGGACGTCAAAATAAGGTAGAAGGGCATCTTGAAAAAGGTCAAAAAGTAGTAATCGTTGAAGATCTTATAAGTACGGGAATGAGCAGCCTCAATGCCGCTATCGCTTTAAAGGAAGCTGGTGCAACCATCAAAGGAATGGTGGCCCTTTTCTCCTACGGTTTTGATTTTGCAGTCCAGAACTTTGAAGATGCAAATGTGGAACTGACTGTTTTGAGTGACTACAATCATCTTATCGAGGTAGCCACAAAGCAAGGACACTTTGACAGTCAAACATTAGAATTACTTACCAGCTGGAGAAAGGATCCCAGCAACTGGAATAACACTACCTCATAA
- a CDS encoding orotate phosphoribosyltransferase: MNLESRVAKTQKSPEELYNFLTQVENFKHLLPEDAKFELLGDDKFLFGLKGMPEIKLALRESTPYSKVVLGSLGDKLSFTLTADIEEDPKGAAAQLFFEGDFNAMMAMMIKGPINKFLDQLANGIEKL; this comes from the coding sequence ATGAATCTAGAAAGTCGTGTTGCAAAGACACAAAAATCTCCCGAAGAACTATATAATTTTCTGACACAAGTTGAAAACTTCAAGCACCTTCTACCTGAAGATGCGAAGTTTGAGTTGTTAGGAGATGATAAATTTTTGTTCGGTTTAAAAGGAATGCCTGAGATCAAATTAGCTCTAAGAGAATCGACTCCTTATTCAAAGGTTGTGTTGGGTTCTTTAGGTGATAAACTATCCTTCACTCTAACTGCAGATATTGAAGAAGATCCTAAAGGTGCTGCTGCTCAATTATTTTTTGAAGGTGATTTTAATGCCATGATGGCCATGATGATTAAAGGCCCTATCAATAAATTTCTTGATCAACTCGCAAACGGTATCGAGAAGCTTTAA
- a CDS encoding biotin--[acetyl-CoA-carboxylase] ligase, protein MSFQLVKIHATESTNDELKSRFRESELPQLTTLHTDHQIAGKGQMGAKWVSEPFKNLTFSILITDLLQGLTDFEINKFVTVTVVEWLRQKLQIQAVIKWPNDILSVNHKLGGILIENIYQQSERQATIIGIGLNINQTEFIDLPKAISISQITGKTWSLDELLISFMTFFENRLTRPQDSIERYESLLFKLGRKTQFKMEAQTFEATVLGVDTDGKLRLLVEGKEQTFDLKEVSWIY, encoded by the coding sequence GTGTCCTTTCAATTAGTCAAAATACATGCCACTGAATCCACTAATGATGAATTGAAATCTCGCTTTCGCGAAAGCGAACTACCTCAACTTACCACCCTACATACAGACCATCAAATTGCTGGTAAAGGTCAAATGGGTGCAAAATGGGTTTCAGAACCATTTAAAAACTTGACATTCAGCATATTAATAACTGATTTGTTACAAGGTTTAACCGATTTTGAGATTAATAAATTCGTTACTGTCACTGTAGTAGAATGGTTGCGCCAAAAATTACAGATTCAAGCAGTTATAAAGTGGCCCAACGACATACTGTCAGTCAATCACAAACTAGGCGGCATTCTCATCGAGAATATTTATCAGCAAAGCGAGCGCCAAGCCACAATCATAGGAATAGGTCTAAACATCAATCAAACTGAATTCATTGATCTCCCAAAGGCAATTTCGATTTCGCAAATCACTGGGAAGACCTGGAGTCTTGATGAGTTGCTTATTAGCTTTATGACTTTCTTTGAGAATAGGTTAACTAGACCGCAAGATTCCATTGAGAGATATGAGTCGCTTTTGTTCAAACTAGGTCGCAAAACGCAGTTTAAAATGGAGGCTCAAACCTTTGAAGCAACGGTTCTGGGAGTTGATACAGACGGTAAATTGAGGCTATTAGTAGAAGGTAAAGAGCAAACTTTTGATCTCAAGGAAGTTTCCTGGATTTATTAA
- the rsfS gene encoding ribosome silencing factor has translation MTKEKVSTDDLISQIVAGIEDVKGNDITILDLRDIDNTVTSYFIICNGTSNTQVNAIVNSVQRKVSKQLQENAWHVEGASQGEWVLMDYVDVVVHVFQKQIREYYDLEGLWGDAVTTNIESTY, from the coding sequence ATGACTAAAGAAAAAGTTTCTACCGATGATCTCATCTCGCAAATCGTTGCAGGGATTGAAGATGTTAAGGGAAATGATATCACGATACTAGATCTAAGGGATATTGATAACACGGTAACCAGTTATTTTATCATCTGCAATGGTACCTCAAATACCCAGGTCAATGCCATAGTAAATTCAGTTCAAAGAAAGGTAAGCAAGCAACTTCAAGAAAATGCATGGCATGTTGAAGGTGCATCTCAAGGTGAATGGGTGCTTATGGATTATGTAGATGTAGTGGTTCATGTATTTCAAAAGCAGATACGTGAATACTATGATCTGGAAGGATTGTGGGGCGATGCCGTTACCACAAATATTGAGAGTACCTACTAA
- the ftsH gene encoding ATP-dependent zinc metalloprotease FtsH has product MSQDKNSTPKNKASKKMGSPLNQKPKFSIWWVVVPIILLFLGYNLVSSQLTAPQVTTPNEFFEYLEEGEVSKVVVVKNRSIARVFLTQEALKLQKHSKAIKDGVLAGSDIPQYSVEYGDLEIFERKIDEIITEKNLPTTLKFDAEDDGWLSLLGTFLPFIIIIGIWIFLMRRMSGGAGGGAGGQIFNIGKSKAKLFDQKTDVKTTFKDVAGLEGAKEEVQEIVDFLKNPEKYTSLGGKIPKGALLIGSPGTGKTLLARAVAGEAKVPFFSLSGSDFVEMFVGVGASRVRDLFKQAKEKSPAIIFIDEIDAIGRARGKSNFSGSNDERENTLNQLLTEMDGFGTGTNVIVLAATNRGDVLDKALMRAGRFDRQIYVDLPDVREREEIFEVHLRPIKKVANELDTEFLARQTPGFSGADIANVCNEAALIAARKGKKAVDKQDFLDAVDRIVGGLEKKNKLITPSEKKTIAYHEAGHATVSWMTEHAAPLVKVTIVPRGQSLGAAWYLPEERQIVRPEQMLDEMCATMGGRAAEKVIFNNISTGALSDLEKVTKQARAMVTIYGLNEKVGNITYYDSSGQQEYNMTKPYSEATAVTIDEEISKIIEAQYQRAISLLTEHKDKLTELAELLLDKEVIFKDDLEKIFGKRAFVKEEPIALKSSSRSIAAPETTEVTDVSEEE; this is encoded by the coding sequence ATGTCTCAAGATAAAAATAGTACCCCAAAAAATAAGGCGTCTAAGAAGATGGGATCGCCTCTTAATCAAAAACCAAAATTCAGTATCTGGTGGGTTGTTGTACCTATTATATTATTGTTTCTAGGTTATAATTTAGTTTCTAGCCAGTTAACAGCGCCACAGGTAACCACACCTAACGAATTCTTTGAATATTTAGAAGAAGGTGAAGTCAGCAAAGTAGTCGTGGTTAAAAACCGAAGCATCGCTCGTGTTTTTCTAACGCAAGAAGCTCTCAAATTACAAAAGCATAGCAAAGCCATAAAAGATGGTGTTCTTGCTGGTAGTGATATTCCGCAATACAGCGTAGAATATGGTGATCTTGAAATTTTTGAAAGAAAAATTGATGAGATTATTACAGAAAAGAACCTTCCAACTACACTCAAATTTGACGCAGAAGATGATGGATGGTTGAGCCTATTGGGAACATTTCTTCCCTTTATAATTATCATAGGTATCTGGATATTTTTGATGCGACGTATGTCTGGCGGTGCTGGTGGCGGTGCTGGTGGACAGATTTTCAATATTGGAAAATCAAAAGCCAAATTATTTGACCAAAAAACAGATGTGAAAACCACATTTAAGGATGTTGCAGGTCTGGAAGGAGCAAAAGAGGAAGTTCAAGAAATAGTTGATTTTCTCAAAAATCCTGAGAAGTACACTAGCCTAGGTGGTAAAATTCCTAAAGGAGCCCTTTTGATTGGTTCACCAGGAACAGGAAAGACATTACTTGCACGAGCTGTTGCAGGAGAAGCCAAGGTTCCCTTTTTCTCTTTAAGTGGTTCTGATTTTGTGGAGATGTTTGTAGGTGTAGGTGCAAGTCGTGTACGTGACCTTTTCAAACAGGCTAAGGAAAAAAGCCCAGCCATTATATTTATCGATGAGATTGATGCCATAGGTAGAGCTAGAGGAAAGTCAAATTTCTCTGGATCCAATGATGAACGTGAGAATACACTAAATCAATTGTTGACTGAAATGGATGGTTTTGGAACAGGAACAAATGTTATTGTTCTTGCAGCAACCAACCGTGGAGATGTACTTGATAAAGCATTGATGAGAGCAGGTCGTTTTGACCGTCAGATTTATGTAGACCTTCCAGATGTGCGTGAGAGAGAAGAGATCTTTGAAGTGCACTTGAGACCTATCAAAAAAGTTGCTAATGAGTTAGATACAGAGTTCCTCGCAAGACAAACTCCAGGATTTAGTGGTGCTGATATAGCAAATGTTTGTAACGAAGCAGCTCTTATCGCCGCTCGTAAAGGCAAGAAGGCTGTTGATAAACAAGATTTCCTTGATGCAGTCGATCGTATCGTTGGTGGTTTAGAGAAAAAGAATAAGTTGATTACTCCTAGTGAGAAAAAGACGATTGCATATCATGAGGCTGGACACGCTACGGTAAGCTGGATGACAGAACATGCTGCTCCTCTAGTAAAGGTTACTATCGTTCCTAGAGGTCAATCTTTGGGTGCCGCATGGTATCTTCCTGAAGAACGTCAAATCGTGCGTCCAGAGCAAATGCTGGATGAAATGTGCGCCACAATGGGTGGACGTGCTGCAGAAAAGGTCATCTTCAATAATATATCTACTGGTGCATTAAGTGACCTCGAAAAAGTGACCAAACAGGCAAGAGCCATGGTGACTATTTATGGACTGAATGAAAAAGTTGGAAATATAACCTACTACGATTCTAGCGGTCAACAAGAGTATAATATGACCAAGCCTTACAGTGAGGCCACTGCGGTTACTATTGACGAGGAGATTTCAAAAATTATTGAAGCCCAATATCAACGAGCAATCAGTTTGTTAACAGAACATAAGGATAAGTTGACTGAGCTAGCTGAACTATTGCTTGACAAAGAAGTGATATTCAAAGACGATCTTGAAAAGATATTTGGAAAACGAGCTTTCGTTAAGGAAGAGCCCATAGCTTTAAAATCATCTAGCCGTTCAATAGCTGCACCTGAAACTACCGAAGTAACTGACGTAAGCGAGGAAGAATAG
- a CDS encoding LUD domain-containing protein has translation MPEEKLPLDEQFIHNFSRHGGRFLYAIDENEVQQHFEDILVEHDYFETPAFCYDEQLMERFDGFNLNYNQHLRDSSFFLSTCEYIIADNGAILFSSNQIKENKPKELPDTFVVLASTSQIVESIGEGLRGIKHHNSRGSIPTNITTLKNFQDQETTKEKEKDLMNYGVPNKRLYLILLEDL, from the coding sequence ATGCCTGAGGAGAAACTACCTCTAGATGAGCAATTTATCCATAACTTTTCTCGCCACGGTGGACGTTTTCTATATGCGATAGATGAGAATGAAGTGCAGCAGCATTTTGAAGATATTCTAGTAGAACATGACTATTTTGAAACGCCTGCATTTTGCTATGATGAGCAATTGATGGAACGCTTTGATGGTTTCAATTTAAATTACAATCAGCACTTACGGGATAGCAGCTTTTTTTTAAGCACTTGTGAATATATCATTGCTGACAATGGTGCTATATTGTTTTCTTCCAACCAGATTAAAGAGAATAAACCGAAAGAACTACCAGACACTTTTGTAGTTCTGGCAAGTACTAGTCAGATTGTAGAATCTATAGGTGAAGGTTTAAGAGGAATTAAACACCACAATAGCCGCGGTTCCATCCCAACCAACATTACTACCCTCAAAAATTTTCAAGATCAAGAGACCACAAAAGAGAAAGAGAAAGATCTTATGAACTACGGTGTACCTAACAAGAGATTATATCTCATTCTATTAGAAGACTTATAG
- a CDS encoding phosphatidate cytidylyltransferase, protein MSGIIYVSLVVISALYAPEWVFILLFCVFAFICLVELMPMIRLRQWVIYPMLPLAYYFIVWQGVNVNVIYLLLIATLLVNIYLIRDLVLVDRIALFNTKKHIIALLYLIGSSLFLALLPNIVETYRPELLIGIFAIIWTNDSFAYISGRLLGKHKLMKRISPKKTIEGFVGGLVMAIVAGILLHFYLASTGIDDYSVYDWAIIAFVVAFFGTIGDLIQSKIKRQAAVKDSGSIMPGHGGIFDRMDSIIFAAPFAYLTFLIINHVS, encoded by the coding sequence ATGTCGGGAATAATCTATGTCTCATTGGTTGTCATAAGTGCTCTTTATGCACCTGAATGGGTTTTTATCCTCCTATTTTGTGTGTTTGCATTTATATGCTTAGTAGAGTTAATGCCTATGATTAGACTTAGGCAATGGGTTATTTATCCCATGTTGCCATTAGCCTACTACTTTATTGTCTGGCAAGGAGTGAATGTAAATGTGATCTATCTTTTACTGATTGCGACTCTTTTGGTAAATATCTACTTGATAAGGGATTTAGTGCTTGTCGATAGAATTGCTTTATTCAATACCAAAAAACACATAATTGCACTTCTATATCTGATAGGTTCCAGCTTATTTCTTGCTTTGTTACCCAACATCGTTGAAACATATAGACCTGAATTACTGATTGGTATATTTGCAATCATTTGGACTAACGATAGTTTTGCATACATATCAGGTAGATTGCTAGGAAAACACAAATTGATGAAACGTATCTCACCTAAAAAAACTATTGAAGGCTTTGTAGGTGGATTAGTAATGGCAATCGTTGCTGGAATTTTATTACACTTTTATTTGGCTTCTACAGGGATTGACGATTATTCTGTTTATGACTGGGCCATCATTGCATTTGTGGTAGCATTTTTTGGTACTATAGGAGATTTGATCCAATCAAAAATAAAACGTCAAGCTGCCGTAAAAGACAGTGGTAGTATCATGCCAGGACATGGCGGTATATTTGACCGCATGGACAGTATTATCTTTGCAGCACCGTTTGCATATCTCACATTTTTAATCATCAACCATGTTTCATAA
- a CDS encoding phosphatidylserine decarboxylase family protein, producing MFHKEGTPSIIIAIIVSAILVGVAFSVPMPIWLHFLLVILALFVIVIILQFFRNPKRQTILDDATIVSPVDGKVVVIEKVSENEYFKDERIMISVFMSPINVHVTRYPIGGKVAFSKYHPGKYLVAWHPKASEENERTTVVVEHKNTVKIMYRQIAGALAKRIVNYAAENEEVVQGTDSGFIKFGSRVDVFLPLDAKIKVELNQKVRGGESILANF from the coding sequence ATGTTTCATAAAGAAGGTACACCATCCATAATCATCGCTATTATAGTTTCTGCCATACTGGTAGGAGTGGCTTTTAGCGTTCCTATGCCCATATGGTTACATTTTCTTCTGGTAATACTCGCACTCTTTGTTATCGTGATTATTCTCCAGTTTTTTAGAAATCCAAAAAGACAGACCATACTTGATGATGCTACTATTGTTTCACCAGTTGATGGTAAAGTTGTGGTTATTGAAAAGGTTTCAGAAAATGAATACTTTAAGGACGAGCGTATCATGATATCTGTGTTTATGTCACCTATTAATGTTCACGTTACTAGATATCCCATAGGCGGTAAAGTAGCATTTTCAAAATATCATCCTGGTAAATATCTTGTAGCATGGCACCCTAAAGCCAGTGAAGAAAATGAAAGAACCACTGTGGTAGTTGAACATAAAAATACTGTGAAGATTATGTATCGCCAGATTGCCGGTGCTCTTGCAAAACGCATCGTTAATTATGCTGCTGAAAATGAAGAGGTCGTTCAAGGAACTGACAGCGGATTCATTAAATTTGGATCTAGAGTCGATGTTTTCTTGCCACTGGATGCAAAAATTAAGGTCGAACTTAATCAGAAAGTTCGCGGCGGCGAGTCCATCCTTGCAAACTTTTAA
- a CDS encoding acyl-CoA-binding protein, which produces MTEEELDKEFEAAFAKASSQEQSEVPLELQLHLYAYYKRVIDESYVSNRSFETNDLRSGFKMNALIQVQQLSKNEAKQRYIEIIEDLYPKPW; this is translated from the coding sequence ATGACAGAAGAAGAATTAGATAAAGAATTTGAAGCCGCTTTCGCGAAAGCGAGTTCACAAGAACAGTCCGAGGTGCCTCTCGAACTGCAGTTACATCTTTATGCCTATTACAAAAGGGTCATTGATGAATCCTATGTCAGCAATCGTAGTTTTGAAACCAACGATTTAAGATCAGGTTTTAAAATGAATGCCTTAATTCAAGTACAACAGCTGTCAAAAAATGAAGCCAAACAGCGCTACATCGAGATCATCGAAGATTTGTATCCCAAACCTTGGTAA